A region from the Sutcliffiella horikoshii genome encodes:
- a CDS encoding YkuS family protein gives MPKIGVEQSLTDVQQALQQKGYDVVQLTNENDAKGCDCCVVTGIDNNVMGISNSVTAGSVIEASGMTADQICQQVESRINH, from the coding sequence ATGCCAAAAATCGGTGTAGAACAATCCTTAACAGATGTTCAACAAGCGTTGCAACAAAAAGGTTACGATGTTGTTCAATTAACGAATGAAAACGACGCAAAGGGCTGTGACTGCTGCGTTGTGACGGGAATCGACAATAATGTAATGGGTATCTCCAATAGTGTCACTGCTGGTTCTGTAATTGAAGCTAGCGGAATGACAGCTGATCAGATTTGCCAACAGGTGGAAAGCAGAATCAACCATTAA
- a CDS encoding mechanosensitive ion channel family protein: MVFDLSDIDFYAILTALGILFLKLIVILIVYAIVKSIGTKIITRAFARATQKQGISPGRAKTLEKLTVNIFTYALIFFLVIMVLENVFAVETTAILAGAGVVGLAIGFGAQGIVSDVVTGFFLLLEKQVDVDDYVTTAGFSGIVEEVGLRTTKIRDFDGSLHYVPNREISNLTNHSRGNMRALVDIGISYDDNIDQAIEVMQHVCEQVAAEDETIIEGPNVVGVQGLGASDVVIRIIAKTENMQQWAVERKLRKTLKEALDANGIEIPFPHQVYIEKKD; the protein is encoded by the coding sequence ATGGTATTTGACTTATCAGATATTGATTTCTATGCAATATTAACAGCATTAGGTATTCTTTTTCTGAAGCTTATTGTGATCCTCATCGTTTATGCGATTGTAAAATCCATTGGAACCAAAATTATTACGCGTGCATTTGCTAGAGCGACTCAAAAACAGGGGATTTCGCCTGGCAGGGCAAAAACATTGGAGAAGCTGACTGTTAATATTTTTACATATGCTTTAATCTTTTTCCTTGTCATTATGGTACTTGAAAATGTATTTGCCGTTGAAACAACTGCTATTCTAGCAGGTGCAGGGGTTGTAGGTCTTGCCATTGGATTCGGTGCCCAGGGAATTGTCAGCGATGTTGTTACTGGCTTCTTTCTTCTATTAGAAAAACAAGTCGATGTAGATGATTATGTGACAACTGCCGGTTTTTCAGGAATTGTAGAAGAAGTTGGGCTCCGCACAACTAAAATCAGGGATTTCGATGGTTCCTTGCATTATGTGCCAAACCGCGAAATTTCCAATCTGACCAACCACTCAAGAGGCAACATGAGAGCATTGGTTGATATCGGCATCTCCTATGATGATAATATCGACCAAGCAATCGAAGTGATGCAGCACGTCTGTGAACAGGTTGCAGCAGAAGACGAAACAATTATTGAAGGTCCAAATGTAGTAGGTGTTCAAGGTCTTGGCGCTTCTGATGTGGTCATTCGAATCATCGCGAAAACGGAGAACATGCAACAGTGGGCGGTAGAGCGTAAGTTACGAAAAACCCTTAAAGAAGCACTTGATGCAAATGGCATTGAAATCCCGTTTCCTCATCAAGTGTATATTGAGAAAAAGGATTAA
- a CDS encoding helix-turn-helix transcriptional regulator, producing MNQNEAINLISNKLKLIRTEHNYTQDRMAEVLGISKKTLVQIEKGRTTAGWTVCAATCALFRESQVLSSVLGADPLEVMETIAHEKIDAPKDKTMGGKVWWKEIKMKGTFRLQQNVISQHYRILDEMDFRWYSSFEKEDALARLNELSAQQKGE from the coding sequence ATGAATCAAAACGAAGCTATCAATCTAATTTCAAATAAACTCAAACTCATCCGAACGGAACATAACTACACACAAGACAGAATGGCGGAAGTTCTGGGTATTTCCAAAAAGACACTAGTGCAAATTGAAAAAGGCCGCACTACAGCCGGCTGGACTGTCTGCGCTGCAACATGTGCGTTGTTCCGTGAAAGCCAAGTATTATCCTCTGTGCTTGGTGCTGACCCTCTAGAGGTTATGGAAACAATTGCACACGAGAAGATTGATGCACCTAAGGATAAGACTATGGGTGGAAAAGTCTGGTGGAAAGAGATAAAAATGAAAGGCACATTCCGCCTGCAGCAAAATGTCATCAGTCAACATTATCGAATCCTTGATGAAATGGACTTCCGCTGGTACAGCTCTTTTGAAAAAGAAGATGCGTTAGCTAGATTGAACGAGTTATCAGCACAACAGAAAGGAGAATGA
- a CDS encoding ABC transporter ATP-binding protein codes for MRKKQKIELNDNVKKRFYYSTDNAIEKPFNWQQMWRLFSYMKPYSKTLLPLAIITMLIATAVRLAIPIIIGKYLYDVAIKQKDMDMLVQLAVIVSVLYLVSYVANALRIRWMNMLGQNVIYDLRKHLFTHVQGLSHRFFDQRSAGSILVRIMNDINSLQELFTNGVINLLMDFILLIGIVVILFTLSPELATAILIILPIMFFISTSLRRKIRRAWQDVRIKQSMLNSHLNESIQGVRVTQSFTQERENMGFFDRINTENFESWKNATRQNAIFRPFVEMTNAVGTAILIWYGAYLIQQSLTGGTSTLTVGVFISFAFYLGMFWEPISRLGQLYNMLLVGMASSERIFEFLDEKPIVDEKDNAIQLDTIRGEIEFKDVEFSYDSKRTALNRISLKMEAGQTVALVGHTGSGKTTIANLISRFYDATGGEVKIDGHNIRDISLQSLRSQISVVLQDTFIFSGTINDNIRFGRPTATDEEVRAAAEAVGANEFIERLKNGYETEVEERGNVLSVGERQLISFARALLADPSIIILDEATASIDTETEVKIQTALKQLLKGRTAIIIAHRLSTIREADNIIVLDHGNIMEQGNHDKLMEHGGIYYHLVKAQFTMQDVS; via the coding sequence ATGCGCAAAAAACAGAAAATTGAATTGAACGATAATGTGAAGAAGAGATTCTATTATTCTACTGATAATGCAATTGAAAAGCCCTTTAACTGGCAACAGATGTGGCGGCTTTTCTCTTATATGAAACCTTATTCAAAAACATTGCTGCCATTAGCTATTATAACCATGTTAATAGCAACAGCGGTAAGGTTAGCAATTCCAATCATCATAGGTAAATACTTATATGATGTTGCCATTAAGCAAAAAGACATGGATATGCTAGTACAACTGGCGGTGATTGTATCTGTTTTATATCTGGTGTCTTATGTGGCGAATGCCTTGAGGATACGATGGATGAACATGCTAGGGCAGAACGTCATTTATGATTTAAGGAAGCATCTTTTCACACATGTACAAGGACTGTCCCATCGCTTTTTCGATCAACGTTCGGCCGGGTCCATCCTTGTCCGAATTATGAATGATATTAACTCCTTGCAAGAATTGTTCACAAACGGTGTTATCAACTTGCTAATGGACTTTATCCTTTTAATCGGTATCGTAGTGATCTTATTTACATTAAGTCCTGAATTGGCTACTGCCATTTTAATTATCTTGCCGATCATGTTCTTCATTTCCACTAGCTTGCGCAGGAAAATAAGAAGAGCATGGCAGGATGTACGTATCAAGCAATCCATGCTAAACTCTCACTTAAATGAAAGTATCCAAGGTGTTCGTGTAACACAATCCTTTACGCAAGAAAGAGAAAACATGGGATTCTTCGACCGCATCAATACCGAAAACTTTGAGTCATGGAAAAATGCGACCAGACAGAATGCCATTTTCCGTCCATTTGTTGAGATGACAAATGCTGTTGGTACCGCCATTCTTATCTGGTATGGAGCCTACCTTATTCAACAGTCTCTTACAGGTGGCACGAGTACATTAACTGTCGGTGTGTTCATTTCCTTTGCATTTTACTTAGGGATGTTCTGGGAACCGATTTCAAGACTAGGTCAGTTATATAATATGCTGCTTGTTGGGATGGCTTCTTCTGAACGTATCTTTGAATTTTTGGATGAAAAGCCAATTGTGGATGAGAAGGACAATGCCATCCAATTGGATACCATTCGCGGGGAAATCGAGTTTAAGGATGTCGAGTTCTCCTATGACAGTAAACGTACCGCACTGAACCGAATTTCATTGAAAATGGAGGCAGGTCAGACAGTGGCATTGGTTGGTCATACCGGATCTGGGAAAACGACGATAGCCAACTTGATTTCACGTTTCTATGATGCTACAGGAGGAGAAGTGAAGATTGACGGACATAATATCCGTGACATCTCTCTTCAAAGTCTTCGTTCTCAAATCAGTGTTGTATTGCAGGATACCTTTATTTTCTCTGGAACAATCAATGATAACATCCGTTTCGGCAGACCTACTGCCACTGATGAAGAAGTAAGAGCCGCTGCTGAGGCAGTCGGTGCGAATGAGTTTATCGAACGTCTGAAAAATGGATATGAAACAGAAGTAGAGGAGAGAGGTAATGTCCTTTCTGTCGGGGAAAGACAATTGATTTCCTTTGCCCGCGCTTTGTTAGCAGACCCTAGCATCATCATTCTAGATGAAGCGACTGCCAGCATTGATACTGAAACGGAAGTGAAGATCCAGACTGCTCTTAAACAGCTGTTAAAAGGCCGTACAGCGATTATAATCGCTCACCGACTATCTACTATTCGGGAAGCAGATAACATCATAGTCCTTGATCATGGGAATATCATGGAGCAAGGCAATCATGACAAGCTGATGGAACACGGCGGTATTTATTATCACTTGGTGAAAGCGCAGTTTACGATGCAGGATGTAAGCTGA
- a CDS encoding peroxiredoxin, translated as MAERMVGKQAPRFEMDAVLPNKEFGKVSLEENMKNDKWTVLFFYPMDFTFVCPTEITAMSDRYEEFEDLDAEIIGVSTDTIHTHLAWINTDRKDNGLGELRYPLAADTNHVVSRDYGVLIEDEGIALRGLYIISPEGELQYQTVFHNNIGRDVEETLRVLQALQTGGLCPANWKPGQATL; from the coding sequence ATGGCAGAACGCATGGTAGGTAAACAAGCTCCACGTTTTGAAATGGACGCTGTATTACCAAACAAAGAATTTGGAAAAGTAAGCTTAGAAGAAAATATGAAAAACGATAAGTGGACAGTACTTTTCTTCTATCCAATGGATTTCACGTTCGTTTGCCCGACTGAAATCACTGCAATGTCTGATCGTTACGAAGAGTTCGAAGACTTAGATGCAGAAATCATTGGAGTATCTACTGATACTATCCACACTCACTTAGCATGGATCAATACAGATCGCAAAGACAACGGTCTTGGCGAATTAAGATATCCTTTAGCTGCTGACACTAACCATGTTGTATCTCGCGACTACGGTGTTCTTATTGAAGACGAAGGTATCGCGCTACGTGGATTATACATCATCAGCCCAGAAGGCGAACTACAATACCAAACAGTATTCCACAACAACATCGGCCGTGATGTAGAAGAAACACTTCGTGTACTTCAAGCATTACAAACTGGCGGACTTTGCCCAGCTAACTGGAAGCCTGGACAAGCTACATTATAA
- a CDS encoding redoxin domain-containing protein translates to MKLRSPMPELTGATEWLNGQVTREDLIGDKPTLIHFWSVSCHLCKEAMPQVNEFRDNYKDKLNVIAVHMPRSEDDLNLDSIKKTASEHDITQPIFVDSEHKLTDVFENQYVPAYYVFDAEGNLRHFQAGGSGMKMLEKRVNRVLGEMEK, encoded by the coding sequence ATGAAATTACGCTCCCCAATGCCTGAATTGACAGGCGCAACTGAATGGTTGAACGGACAGGTGACAAGAGAAGACCTAATTGGAGATAAGCCAACTCTAATCCATTTCTGGTCTGTTAGCTGCCATTTATGTAAAGAAGCGATGCCGCAAGTGAATGAGTTCCGCGACAACTACAAAGATAAATTGAATGTAATAGCTGTTCATATGCCACGCTCTGAGGACGATTTGAATCTTGACTCTATTAAGAAAACGGCTAGTGAACATGATATCACACAGCCCATTTTCGTGGACAGCGAACATAAATTGACAGATGTATTTGAAAATCAGTATGTTCCGGCATACTATGTATTTGATGCAGAAGGTAATCTTCGTCACTTCCAAGCTGGAGGCAGCGGAATGAAGATGCTAGAAAAACGTGTAAACCGTGTATTAGGTGAAATGGAAAAATAA
- a CDS encoding ABC transporter ATP-binding protein → METFKKLKEFYWPYRKNFYISLIFLLLVTVITVIYPVILQVTIDEVIEKQQFQYVPYIALGFIGIMALKGLFTYFNQFLGDLFGIRSVYRLRNELYEKLQFLPFRYYDNAKTGDLMSRLTADVEGFRFFLSFGFAELIRFVLLVTISLGLMFYYSVALTFVTLLAMPFLAFVTYRFDKRVHPAFRGIRKSFGKLNTNVQENISGINTVKSLSREDYQINKFNDSNVDYKDKYISTSNVWAKFFPLMEFIGNACVVGLLGFGGYLVITGQLSEGALVAFFSLVWYIVWPIANLGFVINQFSQAKASGERLLEILEAEEDIQDAPDAKDVPNLKGHVTFEDVTFSYPNEDKTALENVSFDATPGKQIGLIGATGSGKTSITQLITRFYEPQSGRILIDGEEVNKYSLYSLRNQIGFVLQESFLFSSTIKSNIAYGRPNASMDDIVRAAKMAQAHEFIMELPDGYDTMLGERGMGLSGGQKQRIAIARALILDPSILVLDDATSAVDMQTEFNIQRELKAALAGRTTFIIAHRISSLKHADEIIVLEEGKVVERGTHDELVQKNGAYRRIYDIQYKDQKTVLEAQTN, encoded by the coding sequence GTGGAGACTTTTAAGAAGCTTAAAGAGTTTTACTGGCCTTATCGCAAAAATTTCTATATATCATTGATATTTTTGCTTTTAGTAACGGTCATCACTGTCATCTATCCTGTTATTTTACAGGTGACCATTGATGAAGTTATTGAAAAACAACAATTCCAATACGTACCATATATTGCACTTGGATTCATTGGAATCATGGCATTAAAGGGGTTATTTACGTATTTCAATCAGTTTTTAGGTGACCTGTTCGGAATCCGATCGGTATACCGCTTAAGAAATGAACTGTACGAAAAACTGCAATTCCTGCCGTTTCGCTATTATGATAATGCGAAGACTGGGGACTTGATGTCAAGACTGACAGCGGATGTTGAAGGATTCAGGTTTTTCTTATCATTTGGATTTGCCGAATTGATCCGATTCGTGTTGTTAGTAACCATTAGTTTGGGCTTAATGTTCTATTATTCAGTAGCTTTAACTTTTGTCACATTACTGGCTATGCCTTTTCTGGCATTTGTCACGTACCGTTTCGATAAAAGGGTTCACCCGGCATTCCGTGGGATTCGTAAGTCATTCGGTAAACTGAACACGAATGTACAAGAGAATATCAGCGGAATCAATACGGTCAAATCTTTATCTCGTGAAGATTATCAAATTAATAAGTTCAATGATTCCAATGTGGACTACAAAGATAAATATATTTCCACTTCGAATGTTTGGGCAAAGTTCTTCCCGCTGATGGAGTTCATTGGAAATGCCTGTGTGGTGGGGCTTCTTGGGTTTGGAGGTTACTTAGTAATTACTGGTCAATTATCAGAGGGGGCTCTCGTAGCGTTTTTCAGCTTGGTCTGGTATATTGTTTGGCCGATTGCAAACTTAGGATTTGTCATCAATCAGTTCTCACAAGCAAAAGCTTCCGGAGAACGTTTATTGGAGATTTTAGAAGCAGAAGAGGACATTCAAGATGCACCAGATGCAAAAGATGTACCGAACTTAAAGGGGCATGTAACGTTTGAGGATGTTACATTCAGTTATCCAAATGAGGATAAAACCGCGCTTGAAAATGTATCGTTTGACGCGACTCCAGGAAAGCAGATCGGGTTAATCGGTGCAACAGGGTCCGGGAAAACAAGTATCACTCAGCTTATCACAAGATTTTATGAGCCGCAGTCCGGCCGCATTTTAATTGATGGGGAAGAAGTAAATAAATACTCGTTGTACTCACTTCGAAATCAAATCGGATTTGTGCTTCAGGAATCCTTCTTATTTTCTTCCACTATTAAATCTAATATTGCATACGGCCGACCGAATGCTTCCATGGACGATATCGTTCGAGCTGCAAAAATGGCGCAGGCGCATGAATTTATCATGGAACTTCCTGACGGCTATGACACGATGCTTGGTGAACGTGGAATGGGGCTTTCTGGCGGTCAGAAACAACGTATTGCGATCGCTCGTGCGTTGATTCTTGATCCAAGTATCTTAGTGTTGGATGATGCAACAAGTGCAGTGGATATGCAAACCGAGTTTAATATACAAAGAGAATTAAAGGCTGCATTGGCTGGCAGAACAACATTTATCATTGCGCACCGTATTTCCTCACTTAAACATGCCGATGAAATCATCGTGTTAGAAGAAGGAAAAGTAGTGGAGCGCGGTACACATGACGAGCTTGTCCAAAAGAACGGGGCATATCGAAGAATTTATGATATCCAGTACAAGGACCAAAAAACGGTTTTGGAAGCTCAGACTAACTGA